Proteins found in one Triticum urartu cultivar G1812 chromosome 4, Tu2.1, whole genome shotgun sequence genomic segment:
- the LOC125551098 gene encoding BTB/POZ and MATH domain-containing protein 2-like produces MALESKSSSRCTTETAKGTHVLEIVGYSLEKGLGIGKFVQSAIFTVGGYDWTIRFYPDGANISYADCVCVSVSRDLTGKSKGVARASCDLRLVNKDTGLPKSIWYPSQPTPSVFDYNNRVFPECGGSIERSELELEASEYIKDDSLTIECVLTVIKQSQVTKTTGSSEIKVSSSNLSDHFGKLLLEGKGSDVTFSVGGETFAAHKIILAARSPVFEAEMYGGMKEGKAESITVEDMQPAAFKALLHFVYTDSLPDVGDFGGDDYVEMIRHLLVAADRYAMDRLKLICQNILGKNLAMETLATTLALADHHNCDRLKEACIEFIASKDEMDALMATQGYSNLKRTCPSVLIDVFEKASRLRRA; encoded by the coding sequence ATGGCACTCGAATCCAAGTCCTCGTCGAGGTGTACCACGGAGACGGCGAAGGGAACGCACGTCTTGGAGATCGTCGGGTACAGCCTCGAGAAGGGCCTGGGAATCGGCAAGTTCGTCCAGTCGGCCATCTTCACCGTCGGCGGCTACGACTGGACCATCCGCTTCTACCCTGACGGAGCCAACATATCATACGCCGATTGCGTTTGCGTGTCGGTTTCGCGCGACCTCACGGGCAAGAGCAAGGGGGTGGCGCGGGCATCCTGTGATCTGCGACTGGTTAACAAGGATACTGGGTTGCCAAAGAGTATTTGGTATCCGTCTCAACCAACCCCGTCAGTGTTCGACTACAATAATCGTGTTTTCCCAGAATGTGGAGGGTCTATTGAAAGGAGTGAGCTGGAGCTGGAAGCATCAGAGTACATTAAGGATGATAGCTTGACAATTGAATGTGTACTCACAGTCATCAAACAATCGCAGGTGACAAAAACAACCGGGAGCTCTGAAATCAAGGTGTCATCGTCGAACTTATCAGATCATTTCGGCAAGCTGTTGTTAGAGGGGAAGGGGTCCGACGTGACATTCAGTGTTGGCGGAGAGACTTTTGCCGCACACAAGATCATACTTGCGGCGCGATCACCTGTCTTTGAGGCGGAGATGTATGGAGGGATGAAGGAAGGAAAGGCAGAGTCCATTACAGTTGAAGACATGCAGCCTGCTGCTTTCAAGGCCTTACTGCATTTTGTATATACCGACTCATTGCCTGATGTGGGTGATTTTGGTGGTGATGATTACGTTGAGATGATCCGGCATTTACTTGTGGCTGCCGATAGATATGCCATGGATAGGCTGAAGTTGATATGTCAAAACATCCTCGGAAAAAACCTTGCCATGGAGACTCTGGCAACTACATTGGCTTTAGCTGATCACCATAACTGTGACAGGCTTAAGGAAGCGTGCATTGAGTTTATTGCCTCTAAGGATGAGATGGATGCTTTGATGGCAACACAAGGTTACAGTAATCTCAAAAGAACTTGCCCTTCCGTCTTAATAGACGTGTTCGAGAAGGCAAGTAGGTTGCGCAGAGCATAG
- the LOC125554658 gene encoding root phototropism protein 2: MLLRGMRQPLGRVSSQDVPTDLIVRVAGAAFPLHKAVMVPKCGYIRKAVAMATRPDHAATVEIELHGLPGGADAFEKAARYCYGANFEISARNAAPLLCAAAFLDMQPADGGLARRVEEFLAQAGLRTLPNAIAVLRSCEGPLLVAAEELGVARRAADAVALRICNEVLFPTRSPPEWWASELAALSPASFHRVFAALRCRRAGPEVLVAAATAYAELLLADGKASDHRALLESVVAVLPSADDAPLPAAFLCRLLHDAVTSEASAKTCRDLELRLAAVLDQATAGDLLALALDGAGERVINTESLRRVVAAFVERESGAGRNRRASLSGAASLSGAAALGAGALQKVAKMVDEVAAEIATDESLPISKFVGVAGAVPKDARATHDCLYRAVDIYLKAHPELDEIEREKVCSVMDTLKLSYTARIHASQNKRLPLQAVLSALYYDQLKLRSAGVGHDDEDSDARSEAGSARMQAKADAALARENEALRSELARMRAHLSSGVQQSKGSGSRTAATATVPGKKASFFGSMSRTLSRLNPFRAGGGWSKDTSSIRDSRGGAMNVVKPKRRRSSIS; this comes from the exons ATGCTACTTCGTGGGATGAGGCAGCCGTTAGGGCG GGTGTCGTCGCAGGACGTGCCAACGGACCTCATCGTCCGGGTCGCCGGCGCCGCCTTCCCTCTACATAAG GCGGTGATGGTGCCCAAGTGTGGCTACATCCGCAAGGCCGTCGCCATGGCCACGCGCCCCGACCACGCGGCGACCGTCGAGATCGAGCTCCACGGCCTGCCGGGCGGCGCCGACGCCTTCGAGAAGGCcgcgcgctactgctacggcgCCAACTTCGAGATATCCGCTCGCAACGCCGCCCCCCTCCTCTGCGCCGCCGCGTTCCTCGACATGCAGCCGGCCGACGGCGGCCTCGCGCGCCGCGTTGAGGAGTTCCTCGCGCAGGCGGGTCTCCGGACGCTGCCCAACGCGATCGCCGTGCTGCGGTCCTGTGAGGGCCCGCTCCTCGTGGCCGCCGAGGAGCTCGGCGTCGCCCGGCGCGCGGCCGACGCCGTGGCCCTGCGGATCTGCAACGAGGTGCTTTTCCCGACGCGGTCGCCGCCGGAGTGGTGGGCGTCGGAGCTCGCAGCTCTCTCGCCAGCGTCGTTCCACAGGGTCTTTGCGGCGCTGCGCTGCCGACGCGCCGGTCCTGAGGTGCTCGTCGCCGCGGCCACCGCCTACGCGGAGCTCCTGCTGGCCGACGGCAAAGCTTCCGACCACCGCGCCCTCCTCGAGTCTGTTgtcgccgtgctcccttcagcgGACGACGCGCCCCTTCCCGCAGCGTTCCTCTGCCGCCTCCTGCACGACGCCGTCACCTCCGAGGCCTCCGCCAAGACGTGCCGCGACCTGGAGCTCCGCCTCGCGGCCGTGCTCGACCAGGCCACAGCGGGCGACCTGCTCGCCTTGGCACTCGATGGCGCTGGTGAGCGCGTCATTAACACCGAATCGCTCCGGCGTGTGGTCGCCGCGTTTGTGGAGCGCGAGtccggtgccggacggaacagGAGGGCGTCGCTGTCCGGAGCGGCGTCGCTGTCCGGAGCGGCGGCGCTGGGCGCAGGGGCGCTGCAGAAGGTGGCCAAGATGGTGGACGAGGTGGCGGCGGAGATCGCGACGGACGAGTCCCTGCCGATCTCCAAGTTCGTGGGCGTCGCCGGCGCTGTGCCCAAGGACGCCCGCGCCACCCACGACTGCCTCTACCGCGCCGTGGACATCTACCTCAAGGCGCACCCGGAGCTGGACGAGATCGAGCGGGAGAAGGTGTGCAGCGTCATGGACACCCTCAAGCTCTCCTACACGGCGCGCATCCACGCGTCCCAGAACAAGCGCCTGCCGCTCCAGGCCGTGCTCAGCGCACTCTACTACGACCAGCTCAAGCTCCGCAGCGCCGGCGTCGGCCACGACGACGAGGATAGCGATGCGCGGTCGGAGGCCGGGTCGGCGCGCATGCAGGCCAAGGCGGACGCGGCGCTGGCGCGGGAGAACGAGGCACTGCGGTCGGAGCTGGCCCGGATGCGGGCGCACTTGTCGTCCGGCGTGCAGCAGAGCAAGGGGAGCGGCTCGaggacggcggcgacggcgacagtGCCGGGGAAGAAAGCGAGCTTCTTCGGGTCGATGTCACGCACGCTGAGCCGGCTGAACCCGTTCAGGGCCGGCGGCGGGTGGTCCAAGGACACGTCGAGCATCCGTGACAGTAGGGGCGGCGCCATGAATGTGGTCAAGCCCAAGCGGAGGAGGTCCTCCATAAGCTAA